A region from the Bubalus kerabau isolate K-KA32 ecotype Philippines breed swamp buffalo chromosome 23, PCC_UOA_SB_1v2, whole genome shotgun sequence genome encodes:
- the SEPTIN1 gene encoding septin-1: protein MDKEYVGFAALPNQLHRKSVKKGFDFTLMVAGESGLGKSTLINSLFLTNLYEDRQIPEASARLTQTLTIERRGVEIEEGGIKVKLTVVDTPGFGDSVDCSDCWQPVVRFIEEQFEQYLRDESGLNRKNIQDSRVHCCLYFISPFGRGLRPLDVAFLRAVHEKVNIIPVIGKADALMPKETQALKQKIREQLKEEEINIYQFPECDSDEDEDFKRQDAEMKESIPFAVVGSCEVVRDGGPRPVRGRHYSWGTVEVENPHHCDFLNLRRMLVQTHLQDLKEVTHDLLYEGYRARCLQSLARPGARDRASRSKLSRQSATEIPLPMLPLADTEKLIREKDEELRRMQEMLEKMQAQMQLSQAQGEQSDAL, encoded by the exons ATG GACAAGGAGTATGTGGGGTTTGCCGCCCTCCCCAACCAGCTGCATCGCAAGTCTGTCAAGAAGGGGTTTGACTTCACACTCATGGTGGCAG GGGAGTCGGGCCTGGGAAAATCTACCCTCATCAACAGCCTATTTCTCACCAACCTCTATGAGGATCGGCAAATACCAGAAGCCAGTG CTCGCTTGACGCAAACGCTGACCATCGAGCGCCGGGGCGTGGAGATCGAGGAGGGGGGTATTAAGGTGAAGCTGACTGTGGTGGACACACCTGGCTTTGGGGACTCAGTGGACTGTTCAGACTG cTGGCAACCTGTGGTGCGCTTCATCGAGGAGCAGTTTGAGCAGTATCTTCGGGATGAGAGTGGCCTGAACCGGAAGAACATCCAGGATTCCCGTGTCCACTGCTGCCTCTACTTCATCTCACCCTTTGGCCGAGG GCTCCGTCCCCTAGATGTGGCCTTCCTCCGGGCAGTGCACGAGAAGGTAAACATCATCCCAGTCATTGGCAAAGCAGATGCCCTAATGCCAAAGGAAACACAGGCCCTCAAACAGAAG ATCCGGGAACAGTTGAAGGAGGAAGAGATCAATATCTACCAGTTCCCCGAATGTGACTCTGATGAGGATGAAGACTTCAAGAGGCAGGATGCGGAGATGAAG GAAAGCATCCCTTTTGCCGTCGTCGGTTCCTGCGAAGTAGTGCGGGACGGCGGGCCCCGACCGGTGAGGGGACGCCACTACTCCTGGGGCACTGTAGAGG TGGAGAACCCACATCACTGCGATTTCCTGAACCTGCGACGGATGCTCGTGCAGACACACCTGCAGGACCTGAAGGAGGTGACACACGACCTGCTCTACGAGGGCTACCGGGCCCGCTGCCTACAGAGCCTGGCCCGGCCCGGGGCGCGGGATCGAGCCAGCCGTAG TAAGCTTTCCCGCCAAAGCGCCACAGAGATCCCGCTGCCCATGCTGCCTCTGGCAGACACGGAAAAGTTAATTCGCGAGAAAGACGAAGAG CTGCGCCGCATGCAAgagatgttggagaagatgcagGCCCAGATGCAGCTGAGCCAGGCTCAAGGCGAGCAGTCGGACGCTCTCTGA
- the ZNF48 gene encoding zinc finger protein 48 has product MERAVGPWGPDLRGSEEREQLRGARTGLGSEHAEISQPEEFEHAPQEDDLEFKEEEDLAPGHEVGNASLKPEGIQTWDDLWVQREGPGKPQARDRGPRLLGEPRWGQASDRAAVCGECGKSFRQMSDLVKHQRTHTGEKPYKCGVCGKGFGDSSARIKHQRTHSGEKPYRARAPAQGPPKIPRSRIPAGERPTICGECGKSFRQSSDLVKHQRTHTGEKPYKCGICGKGFGDSSARIKHQRTHRGEQPPRPVVPRRQPSRAATAAAQGPKAQDKPYICTDCGKRFVLSCSLLSHQRSHLGPKPFGCDVCGKEFARGSDLVKHLRVHTGEKPYLCPECGKGFADSSARVKHLRTHSGERPHACPECDRTFSLSSTLLRHRLTHMEPQDFSFPGYPLAPLIPSPPPSSSPPPPPLGTSPPLTPRSPSHSGDGPFGLPGLEPEPGGPQAGEPPPPLAGDKPHKCPECGKGFRRSSDLVKHHRVHTGEKPYLCPECGKGFADSSARVKHLRTHRGERARPPPPSTLLRPHNPPGPAPTAPRSRVRAQPSGPSQPHVCGFCGKEFPRSSDLVKHRRTHTGEKPYKCAECGKGFGDSSARIKHQRGHLILRPFGTGDGRARPLKEEPPTGLE; this is encoded by the exons ATGGAGCGCGCGGTGGGGCCCTGGGGTCCGGATCTCCGTGGCTCAGAGGAGAGAGAGCAGCTGAGAGGCGCCCGCACAG GTCTAGGGAGTGAGCATGCGGAGATTTCTCAGCCAGAAGAGTTTGAACATGCCCCACAGGAGGATGACTTGGAGTTCAAGGAAGAGGAAGATTTGGCCCCAGGTCATGAAGTAGGAAATGCCTCTCTCAAACCTGAAGGCATTCAGACCTGGGATGACCTGTGGGTCCAGAGGGAGGGGCCTGGAAAACCTCAGGCTCGGGACAGAGGCCCTCGGCTCCTAGGAGAACCACGCTGGGGCCAGGCTAGTGATCGGGCTGCTGTATGTGGCGAGTGTGGCAAGAGCTTTCGGCAGATGTCAGATCTGGTGAAACACCAGCGAACccacacaggggagaagccctacAAGTGCGGGGTCTGTGGCAAGGGCTTTGGGGACAGCTCTGCCCGGATCAAACACCAACGAACTCATAGTGGTGAAAAGCCCTACAGAGCCCGGGCACCAGCCCAGGGGCCCCCAAAGATTCCTCGGTCCAGGATCCCAGCTGGCGAGCGCCCCACTATCTGCGGTGAATGTGGCAAGAGCTTCCGGCAGAGTTCGGACCTGGTGAAACACCAGCGGACACACACGGGCGAGAAGCCGTACAAGTGTGGCATCTGTGGCAAGGGCTTTGGCGACAGTTCTGCCCGCATAAAGCACCAGCGGACACACCGAGGGGAGCAGCCCCCCCGGCCCGTGGTGCCCCGGCGGCAGCCATCTCGAGCTGCCACGGCAGCCGCCCAGGGACCTAAGGCCCAGGACAAGCCATACATCTGCACCGATTGTGGCAAAAGATTTGTGCTCAGCTGCAGCCTCCTGAGCCACCAGCGCAGTCACCTGGGGCCCAAGCCCTTCGGCTGCGATGTGTGTGGAAAGGAGTTTGCCCGGGGCTCAGATCTGGTGAAGCACCTGCGAGTGCACACGGGAGAGAAGCCCTACCTCTGCCCCGAGTGTGGCAAGGGCTTCGCTGACAGCTCTGCGCGGGTCAAGCACCTCCGCACCCACAGTGGCGAAAGGCCTCACGCCTGTCCCGAGTGTGACCGTACCTTCAGCCTCAGCTCCACCCTCCTCCGCCACCGCCTCACTCACATGGAGCCCCAGGACTTCAGCTTCCCAGGCTACCCTCTGGCCCCCCTGatccccagcccaccccccagcTCCAGCCCGCCCCCACCTCCTCTAGGCACCAGCCCCCCGCTGACGCCTCGAAGCCCTTCACACTCAGGGGATGGCCCTTTTGGCCTGCCTGGCTTGGAGCCGGAGCCCGGGGGCCCACAGGCTGGAgagccaccaccaccactggcGGGTGACAAGCCCCACAAATGCCCTGAGTGTGGCAAGGGCTTCCGCCGGAGCTCGGACCTGGTGAAACACCATCGTGTACACACGGGGGAAAAACCCTACCTCTGCCCAGAATGCGGCAAAGGTTTTGCCGACAGCTCAGCCCGAGTCAAGCACCTCCGCACCCATCGTGGGGAACGGGCTaggccaccaccaccatccactCTCCTGAGGCCACATAACCCCCCTGGCCCAGCACCCACTGCCCCTCGATCACGAGTCCGGGCTCAGCCCTCTGGACCCAGCCAGCCCCATGTGTGCGGCTTCTGTGGGAAGGAGTTTCCCCGGAGCTCAGACCTGGTCAAACACAGGCGCACACACACTGGGGAGAAGCCATACAAGTGTGCAGAGTGTGGCAAGGGCTTTGGTGACAGTTCTGCCCGTATCAAGCACCAGCGTGGGCACCTGATCCTGAGGCCCTTTGGGACAGGAGATGGTCGGGCAAGGCCCCTCAAAGAGGAGCCACCAACGGGACTGGAATGA
- the MYL11 gene encoding myosin regulatory light chain 11, with product MAPKKAKRRAVAEGGSSNVFSMFDQTQIQEFKEAFTVIDQNRDGIIDKEDLRDTFAAMGRLNVKNEELDAMMKEASGPINFTVFLTMFGEKLKGADPEDVITGAFKVLDPEGKGTIKKQFLEELLTTQCDRFSKEEIKNMWAAFPPDVGGNVDYKNICYVITHGDAKDQE from the exons ATG GCACCCAAGAAGGCCAAGAGAAGGGCAGTGGCAGAGGGCGGAAGCTCCAATGTCTTCTCCATGTTTGATCAGACCCAAATCCAGGAGTTCAAGGAG GCCTTCACAGTAATTGACCAGAACCGGGATGGCATTATTGACAAGGAAGACCTGCGGGACACTTTTGCAGCCATGG GGCGTCTCAATGTGAAGAATGAGGAGCTAGATGCCATGATGAAGGAAGCCAGTGGGCCCATCAACTTCACTGTCTTCCTGACCATGTTTGGGGAGAAGCTCAAAG GTGCCGACCCTGAGGATGTGATCACTGGAGCCTTCAAGGTCTTAGACCCTGAGGGAAAAGGCACCATCAAGAAGCAATT CCTGGAGGAGCTGCTGACCACGCAGTGTGACCGCTTCTCCAAGGAAGAG ATCAAGAACATGTGGGCTGCCTTCCCCCCCGACGTGGGCGGCAACGTAGACTACAAGAACATCTGCTACGTCATCACGCATGGCGACGCCAAGGACCAGGAGTAG